The sequence below is a genomic window from Mustelus asterias unplaced genomic scaffold, sMusAst1.hap1.1 HAP1_SCAFFOLD_277, whole genome shotgun sequence.
gaatcatagaatcccttcccacacacagagcaggtgaacggccgctccccagtgtgactgcgtcgatgaatttccagctcagatgggaacctgaatcccttcccacagtccccacatttccacggtttctccatggtgcaggtgtccttgtgacgctccaggttaaacaatcagtcaaatctcacacagaacacaggtacagtctctcccgctgtgaatgctgcaatgtattttcagactgtgtcactggttaaagctctttccacagtcagtgcactggaacactctcactcgggtgtgtgcgtgagacttGGTAAATTCTCAGTCacgctgatgtttaaaatctccagaAGCAAAAAGAACAGAGAAATATTTCTCCTTCTAGGTACAAAGGCTGATGATGTTCAGGACATGATGAATTGAATGACTCTGTCAGATATTGATGTGACATTTGCTTTGAGAttactgtctgtaaatcctcaccttctgatattctgtaaaaggaatttattaaattcatcactgtcagtacaggttagaaattcagaacagacagttctagtttctatggaacattctttccttcctcattctccaaaagctgtaaatctccatcccacacactcttcctccattctcactccgctgtatctaatattcaccctcccaattctcctgaaggtgctgattgaggctgattgacagatccacgctcactgcttcctgtcctggacacagagggctggaaatctccatgcaggcggccagacagatatatgtctacattactggagtaaaaatgtgtggaatgtacagactggattcacttcattccctccagttgctgcaagtccccaattttccccagaatgagaaaataaattgaaagggggagaaaagaaagtgttttactcacagatattAGGGAGAGCAGGAAGATTTTGTCTGACTGCATCTCCATGTTCATTCACAAAACGCCcgcactctgattggctggaggaccagaatccttccggtcctccaacgcTTTCCATTGGTCAACACTTCAGCATGAacgttgtttgggggggggggggcggtgagcactctttgcacatgcgcagcttcccctctcctctGGACATGCGCAGCCCAATGTGGCCCGCCCGCGTGGTGGATAGAGCGGTTTCTCCATCGTGGGCGATTGTGGGAGCTGCGGCCGCCATTACTCATCCGGAGCCCAGTCTCTAAACTCCTGGGACTGTGATGGAAAGTGGGAGTGGGGAACGCAGTGACCCCACCCTGACACAAAGTACATGTGGGgagtcactggattggattgggatgtccCCTTTACAAAACAGTTTGTTAACTTCAGGTGGAAAGATTTAGACACTTGGGTGACATTGGGGAAGGCAGCAGGTGACTGTGAAACTGATcccgagagtcagcaccttcaggggaggagaACTGGGGAAAAAGAAGGTGGAGGATAGTGTTACAATCAATCGTATCAATaggcctgcatgagtttcctccacgtgctccagtttcctcccacagtctgaaagacatgctgattaggtgcattgacccgaacaggcgccggatggtggcaattaggggaatttcacagtaacttcattgcagtgttaatgtaagccttacttgtgacttataaataaactttactttaggaagGAGGAAGTCTGTGGGGACAGAGATTTATAGTTTGAGATGAAGAAGGATTTTGTGtgacatgtatttaccccattaattcccccaacccatacactaagaggcaatttgccatggccaatccacctaacctgcacatcttgggagtgtgggatgaaattggagcactctgagcaaactcatgcagacacagggagaacgtgcaaactccacacagagagctgtggcacagtggttagcactgctacctcagagtgccagggatccggttcaattccagtcttgggtgactgtgtggagtttgcacgttctctcggtagctgcatgggtttcctctgggtgctcaggtttcctcccacagtccgaaagacatgctgcttagctgcattggccgtgctaaattctccttcagtgcacctgaacaggcgcaaagcgtgacgacgaggggattttcacagtaacttcattgcagtgttaatgtaagcttccttgtaacacctgaggccagaattgaactcaggtccctggcactgctgatcactgtgccactttgctgccTGTGTTTTGAGAAATCAtattaaaatctggaactcagaTGGGGATATGGATTGGTGTTAATTGGGAAGGTCTGGATCAATGCATTACTCCAGAGAACCTTGGAATCAGATTTACAGAATGGATCCCTGTAATAGCAGCAATTCCATTGCTATATGTTGGTCAGACTGAGGAAAGTATTTAAACTGGACACCATAGGTGTGTTAAAGGATAACGTACTCATGGAATTTATGAACTATCTGAAATAATATTGAGAGCAAAGAAATCAATCTGGAAAATTGTAGTCACTTCACGTTGTTCCAGGAGAAGTGGGATTAGGTTGTGTAGATGTCTGGTTTTACACAGCACACAGTCAGCCTGTGGTTTCACCCTGGATGAAGAATCTCTGAATTGTACCATTCAAATCACTCAATGGGTTTATCAGGGGCCAGAATGTCTGCTCAGCAAGAGGAAGGTTGGTGTGAAACCAATGAGaagtaacacagacactcacagacaccctcacacacatacagactctCAGATGCCTCAAAATATCTCCTGTCACCTTATTGTTCTTAGTTTTTTTGAAATAAATCCTGAATGAGTTATAAAATCACACACAGATATTTGTTGAGCTTCCCCTGAAAGACATCGATACTGTTCATTTCACTCCCTGTGGTCATgatttccatattctcaccactctttgggtggagaaatttatCTTGGATTTCCGATTGGGTTTCTTGGCGACTGTCTTGTATTGATGGTCTCCAGTTTTGCCTTTCTCCAAAAGAAGAAACATTATTTCAAAACCTTTTATAATTTTGAAGCCCTCTATTAGGTTACTCCTCAGCCTTAATTTTTCAAGAAAGCGTGAgcgtgtcaatcctttcctgatggataaccaaacacacagtttaaaaatcatttatgggatgtggacatcgcgagcttggccagcatttattgctaacctcagattgaccttgagaaggtggtggtgagctgctttctacatttctggtatcatcattaaaaatcatctctgtacccttctccagtgccgagatatcttttttataatacggtgaccaggaTGGCATGCAGTGGTCGGTAAGATTCTTGATCAGGGAGTCACAGGTTATCCAAAAGTGGTTTGAGCTTATCCATGGTTTTAAatcagaatagaacatagaacatagaacagtacagcacagaacaggcccttcagcccacgatgttgtgccgagctttatctgaaaccaagatcaagctatcccactccctatcatcctggtgtgctccatgtgcctatccaataaccacttaaatgttcctaaagtgtctaactccactatcactgcaggcagtccattccacaccccaaccactctctgcgtaaagaacctacctctgatatccgtcctgtatctcccaccacgaaccctatagttatgcccccttgtaatagctccatccacccgaggaaatagtctttgaacgttcactctatctatccccttcatcattttatacacctctattaagtctcccctcagcctcctccgctccagagagaacagccctagctccctcaacctttcctcatatgacctaccctccaaaccaggcagcatcctggtaaatctcctctgcactctttccagcgcttccacatccttcttatagtgaggtgaccagaactgcacacaatattccaaatgtggtctcaccaaggtcctgtacagttgcagcataaccccacggctcttaaactccaaccccctgttaataaaagctaacacactataggccttcttcacagctctatccacttgactggcaacctttagagatctgtggatatggaccccaagatctctctgttcctccacagtcttcagaaccctacctttgaccctgtaatccacatttaaatttgtcctaccaaaatgaatcacctcacatttatcagggttaaactccatttgccatttttcagcccagctttgcatcctatctatgtctctttgcagcctacaacagccctccacctcatccactactccaccaatcttggtgtcatcagcaaatttactgatccacccttcagccccctcctctaagtcattaataaaaatcacaaagagcagaggaccaagcactgatccctgcggcacaccgctagcaacctgcctccaatccgaaaattttccatcgaacaccaccctctgtcttcggtcagacagccagttacctatccaatcggccaactttccctctatcccacacctcctcactttcatcataagccgaccatgggggaccttatcaaacgccttactaaaattcatgtatatgacatcaactgccctaccttcatcaacacacttagttacctcctcaaaaaattctatcaaatttgtgaggcacgacttgcccttcacgaatccgtgctgactatctcggattaatccgcatctttctaaatggtcgtaaatcccatccctaaggaccctttccatcaatttaccaaccaccgaagtaagactaaccggtctataattaccagggtcatttctattccctttcttaaacagaggaacaacattcgccattctccagtcctctggcaccatccccgtggacagcgaggacccaaagatcaacgccaaaggctctgcaatctcatcccttgcctcccacagaatcctaggatacatttcatcaggcccaggggacttatcgaccttcagtttattcaaaactgccaagacatcctccctccgaacatctatttcctccagcctattagcctgtaacaccttctcttcctcaaaaacatggcccctctccttggtgaacactgaagaaaagtattcattcatcacctcgcctatctctactgactccatacacaagttcccactactgtccttgaccggccctaacctcaccctggtcattcttttattcctcacataagagtaaaaagccttggggttttccttgatccgacccgccaaggacttctcatgtcccctcctagctctcttaagcccctttttcagctcattccttgctaacttgtaaccctcaatcgagccatctgaaccttgtttcctcatccctacataagcttccctcttccttttcacaagacattccacctcttttgtgaaccatggttccctcactcggccatttcctccctgcctgacaggaacatacctatcaaggacatccagtatttgttccttgaaaaagttccacttttcattagttcctttctctgacagtttctgttcccaacttatgccccctaattcttgcctaatcgcatcataattacccctcccccaattgtaaaccttgccctgccgtacggccctatccctctccattgcaataacaaaagacaccgaattgtggtcactatctccaaattgctctcccacaaccaaacctaacacttggcccagttcatttcccagtaccaaatccaatgtggcctcacctctagtcggcccatccacatattgtgtcaggaaaccctcccgcacacactgcacaaaaactgccccatccaaactatttgacctacaaaggttccaatcaatatttggaaagttaaagtcccccatgacaactaccctgtgacccccacacatatccataatctgcttagcaatttcttcctccacatctctattactatttgggggcctatagtaaactcctagcaacgtgaccgctcctttcctatttctaacttcagcccatattacctcagtgtgcagatcccccacgaagtgcctttccgcagccgttaaactatccttgattaacaatgccactcctccacctcttttaccagcttccctacacttagtgaaacatctataccccggaacgtccaacaaccattcctgtccttgttctacccacgtctccgtaatggccacaacatcgtagtcccaagtaccaatccacgccccaagttcatctaccttgttccggatgctccttgcattgaagtagacacacttcaacccaccttcctgtctaccagtacccacccttgaccctgataccttccccaatgcctcaccaccctcactgacttctggactacaactccctttcccactcccctgacaaattagtttaaacccccctgaagagccgtaacaaatttccctccgaggatattggtgcccctctggttcaggtgcaccccgtcctgtttgtacaggtcccaccttccccagaacgtgttccaattatccacgtatctgaaagcctccctcctacaccatccctgcaaccacatatttaactgcactctctccctgttcctcaactcgctatcacgtggtaccggcaacgtaccagagatgaccacatgtttcgtcttggctctcagcttccagcccagctccagaaattcctgctttaaatccccgtcccttctcttacctatgtcattggtaccaatgtgcaccacgacttgtgactgtttcccctcccccttcagaatctggaaaacacggtctgagacatcacggaccttggcatccggtaggcaacataccatccgtgagtctcttttgctgccacagaacctcgtatctatccctctaactaacgagtccccaataactatcgccctcccgctctccccctttccctcccgagccacagagacggacacagtgctggagatcctctcactgcggctccccactggtatgtcatccccctcaaccgtatccaaagcggaatacttgttgctaaggggaacgaccaccggggatccctgcacggactgcttcctcccagcccctctcaccgtcacccatctgttttcaatcctcggagtaactgtattcctaaagcttgtgtctatggccatctctgcgtccctgatgatcctaagttcatccaactccagctccagttccctaacacggttttggaggagctgcagatgggtgcacttcccacaggtgtaatcagtagggacactgtcgtcgtccctcacctcaaacatcgtgcaagaggaacattgcactgcctgcacacccatcccctctagataccttgccagtaccaggtagaaagtgcaaaaatgaattcaactcacccctactcgccctttcagcctaagccctgtgagccaaagtcttatagctcacactctgcttcccacacacttcactgcccgctcccgacgctacccgctgtatactgcagcctaccttttatacttcacgcgcttaaaaaacccttcccagactcctttgctgcccacttctagttttcactttaaacttgaaaaactgctgttaaagtaaaggccaaaaaaatacacacactagctgactaattaaataaataaacaattcaattaatccaattaatctctcaccagcactgctgccttcaatcacccctctcagcttgctccagtggatcaatgagggggaacctcccaggtaactgacttttaaagttaaaataaaaacccttcccagactcctttgctgcccacttctagttttcactttaaacttgaaaaactgctgttaaagtaaaggccaaaaaaatacacacactagctgactaattaaataaataaacaattcaattaatctctcaccagcactgctgccttcaatcacccctctcagcttgctccagtggatcaatgagaatATTAAGAAGCAACAATTGAGAAATTATGCATTGTAAACGGGGGGAAAAAGACAGAAGACCCATGGCAGGTGACtagctggggtctcagcactgatcctgcattaccccaataatcactgcctgccagttggaaaaagacctgtttaatcttactctatttcctgtctgccaacaagTTTTCAATCTCAATACATtcgccccaatcccatgtgcattaATTTTTATGAAGAAGTTGCTGTGTTGGTGGACGAGGGGAATCGGGTTCACATTTTCTATCTCAGGGCAtaatcatcaacaacttgtatttacacagagtgttgtgggactggaggaggttactgagatactgaggaacttttttaaattaatttttactggatgtaggcgtcactggctgggccagcatttcttgcccatctctaactgcctccatttcagagggcatttgagagtcaaccacattgctgtgggtctggagtcacatgtaggccagaccaggtaaggacagcaggtttccttcccgaaaggacatgactGAACCAGAGTGGTTTTGACAACGATCAACAATGGTTAAggtttgtcattagacttttaattcgagattttaattgagttcaaatttcaccattgcctgtggtgggattcgaacctgggtccccagagccttaccctgagtccagtgataatcccactgtgccactgcctccccaattcatccaattgttattgtttatctcagggcgcagaaacaacagaatccaacgttgccggtcacacatgaagtcgtctatgtttcagcaggctgtaatactgagtaaatcccttcccacacatggagcagttgaaaggttttgccccagtgtgaactcgctggtgtctctgcaggcgggatggatcagtgaatcccttcccacacagggagcaggtgaacggttttgccccagtgtgaactcgctggtgtctctgcaggcgggatggatcagtgaatcccttcccacacagggagcaggtgaacggttttgccccagtgtgaactcgctggtgtctctgcaggcgggatggatcagtgaatcccttcccacacagggagcaggtgaatggttctgtcgcagtgtgaactcgctggtgtttcagcatataggatgaatcagtgaatcccttcccacacacagagcaggtgaacgacttctccccggtgtgaatgcgttggtgtctcagcaggccagacgactgagcgaatccctttccacacacagagcacaggaacggcctctccccggtgtgaactcgctggtgtctctgcaggttggatacctgagtgaatcccttcccacacacagagcaggtgaacggcttctccccagtgtgaactcgctgatgtctctgcaggtgggatggatcagtgaatcccttcccacactgagagcaggtgaacggttctgtcgcagtgtgaactcgctggtgtctctgcaggctggatacctgagtgtatcccttcccacacacagagcaggtgaacggcttctccccggtgtgaactcgctggtgtgtctgcaggctggatgaaccaatgaatcccttcccacacacagagcaggtgaacggcctgtcccctgtgtgaatgtattggtgtctcagcaggtcagacgactgagtgaatctcttgccACAAATGGAGCAAgagaatggcttctccccggtgtgaacaggCCGATGTTTCAGCAGGTGTTGTAAAGAAGCAAATGCTTTCCCGCAGACAGGGCAAACGtaaggcctctcccctgtgtgaacacgcTCGTGTATCACAAGCTGGGATGAATGAGGAAacatcttcccacacacggagcagaggaatggcctctccccagtgtgaactcgccggtgcctCAGAAGATAGTGAgaccgagtgaattccttcccacacaccgagcaggtgaacagcttctccccagtgtgaactcgctggtgtgtcagctggTCAGTTGATTGAACTTCTTCCTTTCTACACATTGAGGAGGTGAATGGTTtccctccagtgtgaatactcttGTGTGTCAAAAGGTGTGAaaatcgagtgaatctcttcccacacagggagcagaggaaaggcctctccccagtgtgaactcgcttgtgtgtcagaagatgagatgaatgagcgaatctcttcccacaaacagaacaggggtacggcctctccccggtgtgagtgtcctggtgtctcagcagactaatccttcttttgaaggtcttctcacatttaaagcatttaaaatgtctcttctgAGAATGAACCAGTTGGTGAACggtgcagtgggaggactgagtgaatctcttcccacactgggagcagctgaatggcctgtccttggtATGAACTGGTTGAtgctcagtgagatgcactgagtCGCTGAACGACTCcccgcagtgggagcagctgaacggtctctcgtgtgtgtgaaggagctggtgctctgcaaggcgggaggactggctgaacctcttcccgcagtgggagcagctgaacggtctctcgtcagtgtgaaggagctggtgttgggcctgttcctcagaggtttcaatgctttccccagagtcagagctttgaagaggcttctgaataatgtgatcgagttggtgagccagcaggttggacgaacacatgaatttcttcccacacacggagcaggtgaatgaactctcactattgcgagctcgctgtcgtgtcagcatgttttccagctgtatcaatcccttcccacaggaggagcaaggaaacagattctcaccagtttccaactgagatggtcaattaaatcccttcagatgCACAAATTTTCAGATCCCGATGAACCGATTGACTCTGTCTGACGTGAGATTCGATCATCCAGACTGCAGATCCTTCTCTTCAATTTCCTGTAAAATAAGTTTACAAAGAATtacatggatggcacagtggttagtactcctgcctctcagcaccagggacctgggttcgattgtagccttggttacctgtctgtatggagtttgcgcattctccttgtgtctgtgtgggtttcctccgggtgctccagttccctcccactctccaaagatgttcaggttaggtggttgcccctttctgtcccaagatgtgtaggttcgggagattagcggggtaaatatgtggggttacgggaatagcctgggtggggtggtctgaaaggcctccttctgcactgtagggattctatgaatacatgagATACACAATACACAAACAGGCCAgtctattttttaaattcatttttaacggggtgtgggcgtcaccgactgggacagcatt
It includes:
- the LOC144486040 gene encoding uncharacterized protein LOC144486040 — protein: MLTRQRARNSESSFTCSVCGKKFMCSSNLLAHQLDHIIQKPLQSSDSGESIETSEEQAQHQLLHTDERPFSCSHCGKRFSQSSRLAEHQLLHTHERPFSCSHCGESFSDSVHLTEHQPVHTKDRPFSCSQCGKRFTQSSHCTVHQLVHSQKRHFKCFKCEKTFKRRISLLRHQDTHTGERPYPCSVCGKRFAHSSHLLTHKRVHTGERPFLCSLCGKRFTRFSHLLTHKSIHTGGKPFTSSMCRKEEVQSTDQLTHQRVHTGEKLFTCSVCGKEFTRSHYLLRHRRVHTGERPFLCSVCGKMFPHSSQLVIHERVHTGERPYVCPVCGKAFASLQHLLKHRPVHTGEKPFSCSICGKRFTQSSDLLRHQYIHTGDRPFTCSVCGKGFIGSSSLQTHQRVHTGEKPFTCSVCGKGYTQVSSLQRHQRVHTATEPFTCSQCGKGFTDPSHLQRHQRVHTGEKPFTCSVCGKGFTQVSNLQRHQRVHTGERPFLCSVCGKGFAQSSGLLRHQRIHTGEKSFTCSVCGKGFTDSSYMLKHQRVHTATEPFTCSLCGKGFTDPSRLQRHQRVHTGAKPFTCSLCGKGFTDPSRLQRHQRVHTGAKPFTCSLCGKGFTDPSRLQRHQRVHTGAKPFNCSMCGKGFTQYYSLLKHRRLHV